The following proteins are encoded in a genomic region of bacterium:
- the ilvC gene encoding ketol-acid reductoisomerase: MEHRFFAQYPPLPGTVLEAAAVTTGPLLGRAVAIVGYGTMGRAQARNLRRSGFEVLIGVRAGSSAAERARADGLAPLPVAEAVAGADVVMLMLPDTAMASAWAVDVAPNLRPGAAVGFAHGFAIAFGQVEPGPGRPCFLVAPKAQGDLLQEMHAAGGGVPGLLAATETSPPETWDLAAAYALAVGCLSGGAFVTTFRDECISDQFGEQTVLCGGVIELLKAAYDVMVESGYGPENAYFECVHELKLITDLLHRHGVAGLRSRISGTAAYGGLTRGPRVIDATVKERMREVLAEIEDGRFARELLARHGGTAALAAAEAAGPLARAAGPMLARLHPEDHT; this comes from the coding sequence ATGGAACATCGCTTCTTTGCACAATATCCGCCGCTGCCGGGCACCGTGCTCGAGGCGGCGGCTGTCACGACCGGGCCGCTGCTCGGTCGCGCCGTGGCCATAGTCGGCTACGGCACCATGGGTCGGGCGCAGGCCCGGAACCTGCGTCGCAGCGGATTCGAGGTCCTGATCGGCGTGCGCGCGGGGTCGTCGGCTGCCGAGCGCGCCCGCGCCGACGGGCTGGCGCCGTTGCCTGTAGCCGAGGCCGTGGCCGGCGCCGACGTGGTGATGCTCATGCTCCCGGACACGGCGATGGCCTCCGCCTGGGCCGTCGATGTGGCGCCCAACCTGCGGCCGGGCGCGGCCGTGGGCTTCGCGCACGGGTTCGCCATCGCCTTCGGCCAGGTCGAGCCGGGGCCGGGCAGGCCCTGTTTCCTCGTCGCGCCCAAGGCGCAGGGCGACCTGCTCCAGGAAATGCATGCCGCAGGCGGGGGCGTGCCGGGCCTGCTCGCAGCGACGGAAACGTCGCCACCCGAAACCTGGGACCTCGCGGCTGCGTATGCCCTGGCTGTGGGCTGCCTGTCCGGCGGCGCTTTCGTCACGACCTTCCGTGACGAGTGCATCAGCGACCAGTTCGGCGAACAGACGGTGCTCTGCGGCGGCGTCATCGAGCTGCTCAAGGCGGCCTACGACGTGATGGTCGAGTCCGGCTACGGGCCGGAGAACGCCTACTTCGAGTGCGTGCACGAATTGAAGCTGATCACGGACCTGCTCCACCGTCACGGCGTGGCCGGGCTCCGATCGCGGATCAGCGGTACGGCAGCTTACGGGGGATTGACCCGCGGGCCGCGCGTGATCGATGCGACGGTGAAGGAACGGATGCGCGAGGTGCTGGCGGAGATCGAGGATGGCCGCTTCGCCCGTGAATTGTTGGCCCGGCACGGGGGTACTGCAGCGCTCGCGGCCGCCGAGGCCGCCGGCCCCCTGGCCCGTGCCGCGGGCCCGATGCTCGCCCGACTGCACCCGGAAGACCACACGTAG
- a CDS encoding YIP1 family protein, which yields MTDEPTLDSRFHPTGPLAGQPAGPATPPSGGDNLVGRLRDLVAKPGRLMDNVGARPQWWVPGLIIFVVMVVFAWVTAPISGPEQMEMMRDSKLMSMMPEEQWQAQYDAALNVTPAKRAIQAVTAGFMGWLSVIVFGFILGFFVRMSGGKGTFRQALGVTSWAALLPFALGPIIKAPLILATESVFRVNIGLAALMPGGEPGSPVFQALLAYGDFLTWWGLFVLVIGFSRVFGLTRNAAITSVVLPWALLSLIPLGLSMLFM from the coding sequence ATGACCGATGAGCCGACGCTGGACTCGCGCTTCCACCCGACCGGGCCACTCGCCGGGCAACCTGCCGGGCCGGCCACGCCGCCGTCCGGGGGCGACAACCTGGTGGGCCGCCTGCGGGACCTGGTCGCCAAGCCGGGCCGGTTGATGGACAATGTCGGTGCGCGGCCGCAGTGGTGGGTGCCCGGGCTCATCATCTTCGTGGTCATGGTTGTCTTCGCCTGGGTCACGGCGCCCATTTCGGGCCCGGAGCAGATGGAGATGATGCGCGATTCCAAGCTCATGAGCATGATGCCCGAGGAGCAGTGGCAGGCGCAGTACGATGCCGCCCTCAACGTGACGCCGGCCAAGCGCGCGATCCAGGCGGTGACCGCCGGCTTCATGGGCTGGTTGTCGGTCATCGTCTTCGGCTTCATCCTCGGCTTCTTCGTGCGCATGAGCGGGGGCAAGGGAACGTTCCGGCAGGCGCTGGGCGTCACCTCGTGGGCGGCGCTGCTGCCGTTCGCGCTCGGACCGATCATCAAGGCCCCGCTGATCCTGGCCACCGAATCGGTGTTCCGGGTCAACATCGGCCTGGCGGCCCTCATGCCCGGCGGCGAGCCCGGTTCACCCGTGTTCCAGGCCCTGCTCGCCTACGGTGATTTCCTGACCTGGTGGGGCCTGTTCGTGCTGGTCATCGGCTTTTCGCGCGTGTTCGGGTTGACCCGCAATGCCGCCATCACGTCGGTCGTGCTTCCGTGGGCGCTGCTCAGCCTCATCCCGCTGGGCCTGTCCATGCTCTTCATGTAG
- a CDS encoding efflux RND transporter periplasmic adaptor subunit, which yields MKRILIIVAIVLVLGAVVASILKGRDKAEARVETGKVAAKDLTAIVDCSGTIEPKRKVDVSANAMGTIVKLAVVEGQQVQEGDLLMEIDPSSYRSAVDALQASIRSSRADLELAAASLEKAELDRDRAEKLHAEGLASDEQLANARTNVRIEKARLDASRNRVQQLEANLAAARHDLNKVTITAPMTGVITRLNVEEGENAIMGTLNNPGTVLLVIADLGTMEAWVEVDETEVVSVALGQPAKITIDAFPDSTFTGHVTEIGNSPIRTRTGGNQEAIDFEVKITLDGSLPNIRPGLSAKAEITVAERTQSLAVPLGAVTVRDWPLKEVDVRRYSGRRAKAQAAALKDLGFVPRTAKADTAAESKVKRKETEGVFVLKDGFVKFVPVTIGIAGEDDFEVLGGITAGQTVVTGPFRILRELKEGAQVELMKKGKDRGKSGKGAR from the coding sequence GTGAAACGGATCCTGATCATCGTGGCGATCGTGCTCGTGCTGGGGGCAGTGGTCGCGTCCATCCTCAAGGGGCGTGACAAGGCCGAGGCCCGCGTCGAGACCGGGAAGGTCGCCGCGAAGGACCTGACCGCCATCGTCGACTGCTCGGGCACCATCGAGCCCAAGCGCAAGGTCGACGTCAGCGCCAACGCCATGGGCACCATCGTCAAGCTGGCGGTCGTCGAGGGCCAGCAGGTGCAGGAAGGCGACCTGCTCATGGAGATCGACCCGTCGTCGTACCGCTCGGCGGTCGACGCGCTTCAGGCGAGCATCCGCTCGTCGCGGGCCGACCTCGAGCTTGCCGCCGCCTCGCTGGAGAAGGCCGAGCTCGACCGTGATCGCGCCGAGAAGCTGCATGCCGAAGGCCTGGCCAGCGACGAACAGCTGGCGAACGCCCGCACCAACGTGCGCATCGAGAAGGCCCGGCTCGACGCGTCGCGCAACCGCGTCCAGCAGCTCGAAGCGAACCTGGCGGCCGCACGGCACGACCTGAACAAGGTAACGATCACCGCCCCCATGACCGGCGTCATTACCCGCCTGAACGTGGAAGAGGGCGAGAACGCCATCATGGGAACGCTCAACAACCCCGGCACGGTGCTGCTGGTCATCGCCGACCTGGGCACCATGGAAGCCTGGGTCGAGGTCGACGAGACCGAGGTCGTGTCCGTGGCCCTGGGCCAGCCGGCGAAGATCACGATCGACGCGTTCCCGGACAGCACCTTCACCGGCCACGTGACGGAGATCGGCAACAGCCCCATCCGCACGCGCACGGGCGGCAACCAGGAAGCCATCGACTTCGAGGTGAAGATCACGCTCGACGGCAGCCTGCCCAACATCCGCCCGGGCCTCTCGGCCAAGGCCGAGATCACGGTCGCCGAACGCACGCAGTCGCTGGCCGTGCCCCTCGGCGCGGTGACGGTGCGCGACTGGCCGCTGAAGGAAGTCGATGTCCGCCGCTACTCGGGCCGTCGCGCCAAGGCGCAGGCGGCGGCGCTGAAGGACCTCGGCTTCGTCCCGCGCACGGCAAAGGCCGACACCGCCGCCGAGTCGAAGGTGAAGCGCAAGGAGACCGAGGGCGTGTTCGTGCTCAAGGACGGCTTCGTCAAGTTCGTGCCCGTCACCATCGGTATCGCCGGCGAGGACGACTTCGAGGTGCTCGGCGGCATCACCGCCGGCCAGACGGTCGTCACCGGGCCGTTCCGTATCCTGCGCGAGCTGAAGGAAGGCGCCCAGGTCGAGTTGATGAAGAAGGGCAAGGACCGCGGCAAGAGCGGCAAGGGCGCCCGATGA
- a CDS encoding ABC transporter permease, whose protein sequence is MNLLEGVSIAIESLRGHKLRTFLTLLGNIVGTMSVIAVVSLIYGTDRYVSQVVLDEGTSVFTLTRVDDIQFLTDFDAFLESLNNPNLTLADRDWLAERLTTAGAIGAYASSNGDLRAEGNVFRNARIRGMTEDYSILEDMPLLLGRHLTRTDVEMARQVTVVGFDAARDLFPRHADPLGRQVKIGGRHFTVIGVVDDRGTVMGNNRNQFAVVPITAWFKLFGAARSIDLKVQAATLDGLQETKDEATFLMRQRHRLRPLERNDFALSSSDQMLAIWGGISKAIYGALVPLVGISLVIGGIVLMNIMLVSVTERTREVGVRKALGARRLAVMWQFLVEAVTLSVIGGIAGIIIGLVLAWVISLASPLPFAVAGWSILLGLGTTFLIGAGFGTYPAWKAAGLDPVEALRHE, encoded by the coding sequence ATGAACCTGCTGGAAGGCGTCAGCATCGCGATCGAGAGCCTGCGCGGCCACAAGCTGCGCACGTTCCTGACGCTGCTGGGCAACATCGTCGGCACCATGTCGGTCATTGCCGTGGTCTCGCTGATCTACGGCACGGACCGCTATGTCTCGCAGGTCGTGCTGGACGAGGGCACTTCGGTGTTCACGCTCACGCGCGTGGACGATATCCAGTTCCTGACCGACTTCGACGCCTTCCTCGAATCGCTCAACAACCCCAACCTGACGCTGGCTGACCGCGACTGGCTGGCCGAGCGCTTGACCACCGCCGGGGCCATCGGCGCCTACGCATCGTCCAACGGCGACCTCCGGGCCGAGGGCAATGTCTTCCGCAACGCCCGCATCCGCGGCATGACCGAGGACTATTCCATCCTCGAGGACATGCCCCTGCTGCTGGGCCGGCACCTGACGCGCACCGACGTCGAGATGGCGCGGCAGGTGACCGTGGTCGGCTTCGATGCCGCCCGCGACCTGTTCCCGCGCCACGCCGACCCGCTCGGCCGCCAGGTCAAGATCGGCGGGCGGCACTTCACGGTGATCGGCGTGGTGGACGACCGCGGCACCGTGATGGGCAACAACCGCAACCAGTTCGCGGTGGTGCCGATCACGGCCTGGTTCAAGCTGTTCGGCGCCGCGCGGTCGATCGATCTCAAGGTGCAGGCCGCAACGCTCGACGGACTGCAGGAGACGAAGGACGAGGCCACCTTCCTGATGCGGCAGCGCCACCGCCTGCGCCCGCTCGAACGCAACGATTTCGCGCTGTCGTCCAGCGACCAGATGCTGGCCATCTGGGGCGGCATCTCCAAGGCCATCTACGGCGCCCTGGTGCCCCTGGTGGGCATCAGCCTGGTGATCGGCGGCATCGTGCTGATGAACATCATGCTGGTCTCGGTCACCGAACGCACGCGCGAGGTGGGTGTGCGCAAGGCTCTCGGCGCCCGCCGCCTGGCCGTCATGTGGCAGTTCCTGGTCGAGGCGGTCACGCTGTCGGTCATCGGCGGCATCGCCGGCATCATCATCGGCCTCGTGCTGGCCTGGGTCATCTCGCTGGCCTCGCCGCTGCCGTTCGCGGTGGCCGGCTGGTCCATCCTGCTGGGCCTGGGCACCACGTTCCTCATCGGCGCCGGCTTCGGCACCTACCCGGCCTGGAAGGCCGCGGGACTGGATCCCGTGGAGGCGCTGCGCCATGAATAG
- a CDS encoding ABC transporter permease, with translation MNSGHFIVRDAVAQALRTIVGHRMRSALLILGVAIGVTTLLAIYTIVNGLSGRIRDDVVSSSRPYLYVSRDSGTGGGEAEEKLKRPQLMSELIAPLETTEGVGLIDYQVSNGRGMVLDYGKERTNFVQGFGCSQNFPFLFSIGVEEGRFFTAEEVSSSARVAVLGYGPREDLFPGRDPVGRTVRIYGKPYVIVGTMAARRHIVGAMGDNFVCTPWTSFEKDALGTGFEDRNLALTVADGFTSDEVMSNLTGTLRAERRLRPDEPNDFDVISSETYGELIDKVTGGVALVLVVLSSIGLLVGGIGVMNIMLISVAERTREIGVRMAVGARRQDILLQVLIEAATLTGIGGIIGIVIGYFVSWGMTHFLRFPFAVSPWVTLGAAAFSVSIGVFFGLYPANKAARMDPIVALGRE, from the coding sequence ATGAATAGCGGCCACTTCATCGTCCGCGACGCCGTGGCGCAGGCCCTGCGGACCATCGTCGGGCACCGCATGCGCTCGGCGCTGCTGATCCTCGGCGTGGCCATCGGCGTCACCACGCTGCTGGCCATCTACACCATCGTCAACGGCCTGAGCGGGCGCATCCGCGACGACGTCGTGTCGTCGAGCCGGCCCTATCTCTACGTCTCGCGCGACAGCGGCACCGGCGGCGGCGAGGCCGAGGAGAAGCTCAAGCGGCCGCAGCTCATGTCGGAACTGATCGCGCCGCTCGAGACGACCGAGGGCGTGGGCCTGATCGACTACCAGGTTTCCAATGGCCGCGGCATGGTGCTGGATTACGGCAAGGAGCGCACGAACTTCGTGCAGGGGTTCGGCTGCTCGCAGAACTTCCCGTTCCTGTTCTCCATCGGCGTGGAGGAGGGCCGCTTCTTCACGGCCGAGGAAGTGAGTTCCAGCGCGCGCGTGGCGGTGCTGGGCTACGGCCCGCGCGAGGACCTGTTCCCCGGCCGCGACCCGGTCGGGCGCACCGTGCGCATCTACGGCAAGCCGTACGTGATCGTGGGGACGATGGCCGCGCGCCGCCACATCGTCGGCGCCATGGGCGACAACTTCGTCTGCACACCCTGGACGTCCTTCGAGAAGGATGCGCTCGGAACAGGCTTCGAGGACCGCAACCTGGCCCTGACCGTGGCCGACGGCTTCACCTCCGACGAGGTCATGTCCAACCTCACCGGCACCCTGCGCGCCGAACGGCGCCTGCGGCCGGACGAGCCCAACGACTTCGACGTGATTTCCTCCGAGACCTACGGCGAGTTGATCGACAAGGTCACCGGCGGCGTGGCGCTGGTCCTGGTCGTGTTGTCGTCGATCGGCCTGCTCGTGGGCGGCATCGGCGTGATGAACATCATGCTGATCTCGGTGGCCGAGCGCACGCGCGAGATCGGCGTGCGGATGGCGGTGGGCGCGCGGCGGCAGGACATCCTCCTGCAGGTGCTGATCGAGGCGGCCACGCTTACGGGCATCGGCGGCATCATCGGCATCGTGATCGGCTACTTCGTCTCGTGGGGCATGACGCACTTTCTGCGCTTCCCGTTCGCCGTCTCGCCGTGGGTGACCCTGGGGGCCGCGGCCTTCTCCGTCTCCATCGGCGTCTTCTTCGGCCTCTATCCGGCCAACAAGGCCGCCCGCATGGACCCCATCGTGGCGCTGGGCCGCGAGTAA
- a CDS encoding methyl-accepting chemotaxis protein, with amino-acid sequence MKILSGFGVVCVLLLASGSFSLLRVGTIRHAMTQSLGQGEELASLIEMQEMTTRKPLALMEMLAATGPADLAAQFSTYERTKLDMDKQIATFLENPATTEEERKLIRAMDDIDENQVHPRFIEVERMMRLKLAGGAVSDRQIQQVDEELDDMFNRQLAQLEESIEVVRGEVAEMSRDADRTVASTRTALVTVMVAGLLLSAVIGIAVTRAVARPVGQLEQAAARIAQGDLTASIDAGLLAQKDEIGSLSRSFAGMADFLRSFVGEIVTNVETLNRASQELSVTATQIETNSRAMADSSRTVTGNAENVSHASGAVAAGANEISDRISTAAAAVEEMSASINEVSSSCNRELQIAAQSNERTLAARENVGRLHESAQHIDRISQLIRDIADQTNLLALNATIEAASAGDAGRGFAVVAHEVKELARQTAKATTDIESSIREIQQATLLSIREIDEVAGFTQQLNDVSQTIAAAVEQQAAAANEISSSLQQVSAGSSEIAMSVGDSTANLEDISRNVRGLDGAIRDTVTGVGRINGSVDNLTAVGKRLQEQTARVKLA; translated from the coding sequence ATGAAGATCCTGTCAGGGTTCGGCGTCGTCTGCGTGCTGCTTCTGGCCAGCGGATCGTTCTCCCTGCTGCGGGTCGGGACCATCCGCCATGCCATGACGCAGTCGCTCGGCCAGGGCGAGGAACTCGCGTCCCTCATCGAGATGCAGGAGATGACCACGCGCAAGCCGCTGGCCCTGATGGAAATGCTGGCCGCCACCGGTCCGGCCGACCTCGCGGCACAGTTCTCCACCTATGAGCGCACGAAGCTCGACATGGATAAGCAGATCGCGACCTTCCTCGAGAACCCCGCCACGACCGAGGAGGAGCGGAAACTGATCAGGGCGATGGATGACATCGACGAGAACCAGGTGCACCCGCGCTTCATCGAGGTGGAGCGCATGATGCGCCTGAAGCTGGCCGGGGGCGCCGTCAGCGATCGCCAGATCCAGCAGGTGGACGAGGAACTCGACGACATGTTCAATCGCCAGCTGGCACAGCTGGAAGAATCGATCGAAGTGGTTCGCGGAGAGGTCGCCGAGATGAGCCGCGACGCCGACCGCACCGTGGCTTCGACCCGCACGGCGCTGGTGACGGTGATGGTGGCCGGATTGCTGTTGAGCGCTGTCATCGGCATCGCGGTGACGCGCGCCGTTGCGCGGCCCGTCGGCCAGCTCGAGCAGGCCGCAGCCCGCATTGCACAGGGCGACCTGACCGCAAGCATCGACGCCGGACTGCTGGCCCAGAAGGACGAGATCGGCTCGCTGAGCCGCTCGTTCGCGGGCATGGCCGACTTCCTGCGTTCGTTCGTGGGCGAGATCGTGACCAACGTGGAGACCCTGAACCGGGCCTCGCAGGAACTCTCGGTGACGGCCACGCAGATCGAGACCAACTCACGCGCCATGGCCGACAGCTCGCGCACCGTGACGGGCAACGCCGAGAACGTCTCGCACGCCTCGGGAGCCGTCGCCGCCGGCGCCAACGAGATCTCCGATCGCATCAGCACGGCCGCCGCCGCCGTGGAAGAGATGAGCGCCAGCATCAACGAGGTTTCGAGCAGCTGCAATCGCGAGCTGCAGATCGCCGCGCAGTCCAACGAGCGCACGCTGGCGGCACGCGAGAACGTGGGCCGCCTCCACGAGTCGGCGCAGCACATCGACCGCATCAGCCAGCTGATCCGCGACATCGCCGACCAGACGAACCTGCTGGCCCTGAACGCCACCATCGAGGCTGCTTCCGCCGGCGACGCCGGGCGCGGCTTCGCCGTCGTGGCCCACGAGGTCAAGGAACTGGCCCGGCAGACCGCCAAGGCCACGACCGACATCGAGTCGAGCATCCGCGAGATCCAGCAGGCCACGCTGCTGTCCATCCGCGAGATCGACGAGGTGGCCGGCTTCACCCAGCAGCTGAACGACGTTTCGCAGACCATCGCCGCGGCGGTGGAGCAGCAGGCCGCGGCCGCCAACGAGATCTCGAGCAGCCTGCAGCAGGTGAGCGCCGGCTCGTCGGAGATCGCCATGAGCGTGGGCGACTCGACCGCCAACCTCGAGGACATCTCGCGCAACGTGCGCGGGCTCGACGGCGCCATCCGCGACACGGTAACCGGCGTGGGCCGCATCAACGGCAGCGTGGACAACCTCACCGCGGTGGGCAAGCGGCTGCAGGAGCAGACGGCGCGGGTCAAGCTGGCCTGA
- a CDS encoding type II secretion system protein GspG, translated as MQQPAPAKRSGFGLLGLIVLLAVLAILAGTVGPLLFREALAAREAATRTHLEALDQALVAFYRDVGRLPTEAEGLAALVTDPGLGGWRGPYLGSAREAAAATVNLDAWGRPLAYDRTPLLNTGAAAAIIASSGADRRLGSGTVGATWTVGGTAEGTDGHDDLQILVDVDGALSEMEALTRVRLEAISRAAQEYFQVNGSFPAILTELNGAWLPPAVGAEALVDGWGMPLAFTVNAAARPPTALVTSRGADGLAGNGDDVQLSVSSAAAGRRATLYELAIAQARVDAQGSVELTGDWNSDRANLVLDDILAADGWGVPYAVRVSTRTVVSGGPDGDTLTPADNLPAGVVPDGG; from the coding sequence GTGCAACAGCCTGCCCCGGCAAAGCGTTCCGGATTCGGCCTCCTGGGCCTGATCGTCCTGCTGGCCGTCCTGGCGATCCTGGCCGGGACGGTCGGGCCGCTCCTGTTCCGCGAGGCCCTGGCCGCCCGCGAAGCGGCAACGCGCACGCATCTGGAAGCGCTGGACCAGGCGCTGGTCGCGTTCTACCGCGACGTCGGCCGCCTGCCCACAGAGGCCGAGGGCCTGGCGGCCCTCGTGACGGACCCCGGGCTGGGCGGCTGGCGCGGCCCCTACCTGGGCTCGGCGCGCGAGGCGGCGGCCGCCACCGTGAACCTCGACGCCTGGGGCCGCCCGCTGGCCTACGACCGCACGCCCCTGCTGAACACCGGCGCCGCGGCGGCGATCATCGCCAGCAGCGGTGCCGACCGCCGGCTGGGCTCAGGCACTGTCGGTGCCACCTGGACCGTGGGCGGCACCGCCGAGGGCACCGACGGCCATGATGACCTCCAGATCCTCGTCGACGTCGACGGAGCCCTGTCCGAGATGGAAGCCCTCACGCGCGTGCGCCTGGAGGCGATCAGCCGCGCTGCGCAGGAGTATTTCCAGGTCAACGGGAGCTTCCCGGCGATCCTGACCGAGCTGAACGGCGCCTGGCTGCCGCCCGCCGTGGGTGCCGAGGCCCTCGTCGACGGCTGGGGAATGCCGCTGGCGTTCACGGTCAACGCCGCCGCGCGCCCGCCCACGGCGCTGGTGACCAGTCGCGGCGCCGACGGCCTGGCGGGCAACGGCGACGACGTGCAGTTGTCCGTCAGCAGCGCCGCGGCCGGCCGCCGCGCCACGCTCTACGAGCTGGCCATCGCCCAGGCACGGGTCGATGCCCAGGGCTCGGTGGAACTGACCGGCGACTGGAATTCCGATCGGGCGAATCTGGTTCTGGACGATATATTGGCGGCCGACGGCTGGGGCGTGCCCTACGCGGTGCGTGTCTCCACCCGCACGGTGGTCTCGGGCGGCCCCGATGGCGATACCCTGACACCGGCGGACAATCTGCCCGCCGGCGTCGTTCCCGACGGCGGTTAA